One genomic segment of [Limnothrix rosea] IAM M-220 includes these proteins:
- a CDS encoding molybdopterin-dependent oxidoreductase, protein MTLSHKIIAVAIAFFLLIGCTPQPQEKQPIITILRSAELTLEKPLPIPKEEPILTVTGKIQAVNQGDQLQFDRPTIEKLQLIQYEIFDLFERKNVTFEGVLLNDLMDLWQIKPDATSLEITALNDYTITVPIQTTREIPILFALKQNGVYLERNYRGPAMLIVPPFNEKPEIKIPRQDFWIWQIESVSVY, encoded by the coding sequence ATGACTCTTTCTCACAAAATTATCGCTGTGGCGATCGCCTTTTTTCTACTCATTGGTTGTACACCCCAGCCCCAAGAAAAACAGCCTATTATCACAATCCTGCGATCAGCAGAGTTGACCCTAGAAAAGCCATTACCTATTCCCAAAGAAGAGCCAATATTGACCGTAACTGGCAAGATTCAGGCCGTAAATCAAGGAGATCAGCTACAGTTTGATCGGCCAACGATTGAAAAATTGCAGCTCATTCAATACGAAATTTTTGATTTATTCGAACGAAAGAATGTTACTTTTGAAGGCGTTCTATTAAATGATTTGATGGATCTCTGGCAAATTAAACCAGATGCTACATCTTTAGAAATTACAGCCCTAAACGATTACACTATTACTGTGCCCATTCAAACAACTCGCGAAATTCCGATCTTATTTGCACTAAAGCAAAACGGTGTTTATCTCGAAAGGAACTATCGAGGCCCTGCCATGTTGATTGTGCCGCCCTTCAACGAAAAACCAGAAATAAAAATACCAAGGCAGGATTTTTGGATATGGCAGATCGAGTCAGTTTCGGTCTACTAA
- the pheA gene encoding prephenate dehydratase, with protein sequence MTIKIAHLGPAGTNAEAAAFTYQEWLQSQQQQDIELIPCQSIAQSLYTWAQGEVDLAVVPIENSIQGSVAISLDLVWELHPLSICHQIILPIHHALISFAPEISLIKEVHSHPQALAQCQRWLEKHIHHAPLIETKSTTEILQHLEARPEIAAIASPRAAQLYQLPILADTINDFQKNCTRFWVLSKTPQSEGEVISLAFTLPAKIPGVLVNALEVFSRRNINLSRIESRPTKRSLGEYLFFVDLDGCLSDEAVKKALAELQTHTEILKIFGNYRTIPQAILA encoded by the coding sequence ATGACCATTAAAATTGCCCATTTAGGCCCGGCTGGGACAAATGCAGAAGCGGCAGCGTTTACTTATCAGGAGTGGTTACAGTCGCAGCAGCAACAGGATATAGAGCTTATTCCTTGTCAGAGTATTGCCCAGAGTCTATACACTTGGGCACAGGGCGAGGTGGATTTAGCGGTTGTGCCCATCGAAAATTCTATTCAGGGTTCTGTGGCAATTTCTTTAGATCTGGTATGGGAGTTGCATCCTCTATCAATTTGCCATCAAATTATTTTGCCAATTCATCATGCCTTAATTTCCTTTGCCCCTGAAATTTCCCTGATAAAAGAGGTGCATTCCCACCCCCAAGCTTTGGCTCAATGTCAGCGTTGGCTAGAAAAACATATTCACCATGCGCCTCTGATCGAAACGAAATCAACGACGGAAATTTTGCAACATCTTGAGGCTCGACCGGAAATTGCGGCGATCGCCTCCCCTAGAGCAGCCCAACTTTATCAGCTCCCCATCCTCGCAGACACCATTAACGACTTTCAAAAAAACTGCACCCGCTTTTGGGTTCTAAGTAAAACGCCCCAGTCAGAAGGAGAAGTGATTTCCCTTGCCTTTACCCTGCCCGCCAAGATTCCGGGTGTCCTAGTTAATGCCTTGGAAGTTTTTTCTCGACGCAATATCAACCTCAGTCGCATTGAGTCTCGCCCAACCAAACGATCTCTGGGAGAGTATTTATTTTTTGTAGACCTCGACGGTTGTCTCAGTGACGAAGCCGTCAAAAAAGCCCTAGCTGAACTACAGACCCATACAGAAATCCTCAAAATTTTCGGCAATTATCGCACTATTCCCCAAGCGATACTTGCGTGA